One genomic segment of bacterium BMS3Abin08 includes these proteins:
- the kinB_2 gene encoding alginate biosynthesis sensor protein KinB, producing the protein MNGILSPKVLNLLVFNLTVVALLTLVFFVSKNLLKIYLEKRHKVIGYKFKTKIVAIFVVITLIPSALLFIIAGGFISTYIDQWLSPQVRVPIENAYKIATILYDREKERTLQEAGRVLKGGTPPANFKATKIKTLSGDASETIRNAFKGKEGTEVISTPEGDIIRAVIPVKKGGKVRGILVVEQVLPVDIVMQAETIRKAHEDFFTLYQWKFPLKVNYLLALGFFTLLIVFTALWVSIKISGNITDPIQKLASATETVSKGNLDVTVDLKRDDEIGLLIDSFNRMVRDLKESKASLHNAYLDADRRRVCLENIVENIDSGVISLDEMRRVITINTTASRILNIDPREVIGKEYTRLLKFIESEELQSFIKEIRLWEFTSAQRQFKVGIGGKNLTLRVFITQLKDRDNKSLGVLVVFEDITDILQAQQALAWQEVARRIAHEIKNPLTPIKLSTERMLRKWKKRDSGFGAIIENSSRTIIREVEGLQNMVNEFSRLGRMPRIKKAPSNVEELIKEALFIYHDMGYRITFSSMGLLPETDLDREQFRRALINLIDNAIAATSGGGEVSINVSFHSQSNTVKIDVKDTGTGISAEEKDRLFLPYFSTKKDGTGLGLAIVHRIITEHGGKITVHDNKPRGTVFSIEIPVKRV; encoded by the coding sequence ATGAATGGTATTCTCTCACCTAAGGTACTCAATCTTCTGGTCTTCAACCTGACCGTTGTCGCCCTCCTTACGCTGGTGTTCTTTGTCTCAAAAAACCTCCTGAAAATCTATCTTGAAAAGCGTCACAAGGTCATCGGGTACAAATTCAAGACCAAGATAGTCGCGATATTTGTTGTAATTACCCTGATCCCCTCAGCGCTCCTTTTTATAATAGCCGGGGGCTTTATAAGCACCTATATCGACCAGTGGTTGAGCCCCCAGGTCAGGGTACCGATCGAAAATGCCTATAAGATTGCAACAATCCTCTATGACCGGGAAAAGGAAAGGACACTTCAGGAGGCCGGGAGAGTATTGAAGGGCGGAACGCCCCCCGCCAACTTCAAGGCAACAAAGATAAAAACACTCTCGGGCGATGCATCGGAAACAATCCGGAATGCCTTTAAAGGCAAGGAGGGGACCGAGGTGATCTCGACCCCTGAGGGAGATATTATACGTGCGGTTATTCCGGTTAAGAAGGGCGGAAAAGTAAGGGGGATACTTGTGGTTGAGCAGGTCTTGCCTGTAGACATTGTTATGCAGGCTGAAACCATCAGGAAGGCACACGAGGACTTTTTTACCTTATATCAGTGGAAGTTCCCTCTGAAAGTCAATTATCTCCTTGCCCTGGGGTTTTTTACGCTCCTCATTGTGTTCACGGCGCTGTGGGTCTCCATCAAGATATCGGGAAACATTACCGACCCCATCCAGAAACTCGCATCTGCTACGGAAACGGTCTCTAAAGGCAATCTCGATGTAACCGTTGACTTGAAACGTGATGATGAAATCGGGTTGTTGATAGACTCCTTCAACAGGATGGTCCGTGACCTGAAGGAAAGCAAGGCATCTCTCCATAATGCATACCTCGACGCAGACCGAAGGAGGGTATGTCTTGAGAACATAGTAGAGAACATTGATTCCGGGGTTATATCCCTTGATGAGATGAGAAGGGTTATCACCATAAATACCACTGCATCAAGGATACTCAATATCGACCCCCGTGAAGTCATAGGGAAGGAATACACCCGGCTTTTGAAGTTTATCGAATCCGAAGAACTCCAGTCGTTCATAAAAGAGATCCGGCTCTGGGAATTCACCAGTGCCCAACGTCAGTTCAAGGTCGGTATCGGCGGTAAGAACCTGACATTGCGTGTATTCATAACACAACTGAAGGACAGGGACAATAAATCCCTTGGTGTACTTGTCGTCTTTGAGGATATAACGGATATTTTACAGGCACAACAGGCCCTTGCCTGGCAGGAGGTGGCAAGGAGAATTGCTCACGAAATAAAGAATCCCCTCACACCGATAAAACTCTCGACGGAAAGGATGTTAAGAAAATGGAAAAAGAGAGACAGTGGCTTTGGGGCGATAATAGAAAACTCCTCCAGAACTATTATCAGGGAGGTGGAGGGCCTTCAGAATATGGTTAATGAGTTTTCAAGACTCGGCAGGATGCCCCGGATAAAGAAAGCGCCTTCCAACGTGGAGGAGCTGATAAAAGAGGCCCTTTTCATATACCATGACATGGGCTACAGAATAACTTTCAGCTCGATGGGGCTGCTGCCCGAGACAGATCTGGACAGGGAACAGTTCAGGCGGGCATTGATAAACCTGATTGACAATGCCATTGCCGCAACCTCCGGGGGTGGCGAAGTATCTATAAACGTTTCTTTTCATTCACAGAGCAATACGGTTAAAATAGATGTAAAGGATACGGGCACAGGCATTAGCGCAGAAGAAAAGGACAGGCTTTTCCTGCCGTACTTCTCAACAAAGAAAGACGGGACCGGCCTTGGGCTTGCAATAGTCCACCGGATCATAACCGAACACGGCGGGAAGATAACCGTTCATGACAACAAACCCAGGGGAACGGTTTTCTCGATTGAGATACCGGTAAAAAGGGTTTAA
- a CDS encoding phosphoribosyl-AMP cyclohydrolase, translating to MPRLKYDERGLIPVVIQDSKSGEVLMMAYMNETALEMTVETGYTHFWSRSRQKYWKKGETSGHVQEVRQVLYDCDADTLLIKVLQHGPGACHTGHRSCFFRDITGREIAEKTFSEEDVYGKRDD from the coding sequence ATGCCCCGGCTGAAATATGATGAAAGGGGATTGATTCCCGTAGTTATCCAGGACTCGAAGAGCGGGGAAGTGCTTATGATGGCCTACATGAATGAAACCGCCCTTGAGATGACTGTTGAGACAGGGTATACCCACTTCTGGTCCCGTTCGAGACAGAAGTACTGGAAGAAAGGAGAGACCTCCGGACATGTACAGGAAGTTCGCCAGGTCCTCTATGATTGTGATGCCGACACGTTGTTGATCAAGGTTCTCCAGCATGGACCGGGGGCCTGCCATACAGGCCACAGGAGCTGTTTTTTCAGGGATATTACGGGCAGGGAGATTGCTGAAAAGACCTTTTCCGAAGAGGATGTATACGGCAAGAGAGATGATTGA
- a CDS encoding HIT-like protein has product MDCLFCKIVKGEIPAKVIYEDEKVLVFEDINPQAPVHTLVIPKKHISTLLEITGEDNELIGYLFQVANRIARDKGIADRGFRLVINCNREAGQTVFHVHLHLLGGRTMSWPPG; this is encoded by the coding sequence ATGGACTGTCTATTCTGCAAGATTGTAAAAGGAGAGATCCCTGCCAAGGTCATTTATGAAGATGAAAAGGTCCTTGTCTTTGAAGATATCAACCCCCAGGCCCCGGTACACACTCTTGTAATACCGAAAAAGCATATTTCAACACTGCTCGAGATTACAGGGGAGGATAACGAACTTATAGGATACCTCTTTCAGGTGGCAAACAGGATTGCCAGGGATAAAGGGATCGCAGACAGGGGGTTCAGGCTGGTTATAAACTGCAACCGTGAGGCAGGTCAGACCGTTTTTCATGTGCACCTTCATCTCCTTGGAGGAAGGACAATGAGCTGGCCTCCCGGATGA
- the hisE gene encoding phosphoribosyl-ATP pyrophosphatase, whose amino-acid sequence MYTAREMIEDLYRVIQDRKDNPVEDSYTCRLFRKGKVEILKKVGEEAVEVLLAASAEGKDRLIHELADLHYHLLVLMVQEGLTVGSLYDELLKRAGKPGVEQIE is encoded by the coding sequence ATGTATACGGCAAGAGAGATGATTGAGGATCTTTACCGGGTAATTCAGGACAGAAAGGATAATCCCGTCGAGGATTCATACACATGCCGGCTCTTCAGAAAGGGAAAGGTGGAGATCCTCAAGAAAGTAGGGGAGGAAGCCGTAGAGGTGCTCCTTGCAGCTTCTGCTGAAGGAAAGGATCGTCTGATTCATGAACTTGCCGACCTCCATTATCATCTCCTTGTCCTTATGGTCCAAGAGGGCTTAACCGTTGGATCCCTTTATGATGAATTACTGAAGAGAGCCGGGAAGCCGGGAGTAGAACAGATAGAATGA
- the rlmB_2 gene encoding 23S rRNA (guanosine-2'-O-)-methyltransferase RlmB → MREVNWLHGLNPVKEALRGKRKVLEVYLQRGKSEGSKREVLSLCASLGIKTSYVDRSFFSSFPKGHQGIAARTGSLRSYSLHDLEEITTERGASPLYLLLDGIVDPRNLGAIIRTAEAAGIHAVITEKRRTATGETVAKTSAGALEYLPLIRVPNIKHAIKFMKEEGVTVFGAEADGERDYWSFDLRGPVALVLGSEGKGLRETVRKACDYTLRIPLLGRVGSLNVAVAAGVLVYEILRQRRGKEAESSPSNQG, encoded by the coding sequence GTGAGAGAAGTTAACTGGTTACATGGCCTCAACCCGGTAAAAGAAGCCCTCAGGGGTAAAAGAAAGGTGCTCGAGGTTTATCTGCAGAGGGGCAAAAGCGAGGGCTCTAAAAGGGAAGTCCTTTCTCTGTGTGCAAGCCTGGGGATAAAGACCTCTTATGTTGACAGGTCCTTCTTCTCCTCTTTCCCAAAAGGGCATCAGGGCATAGCCGCGCGAACCGGATCTCTGAGGTCTTACTCCCTGCATGACCTTGAGGAGATCACCACCGAAAGAGGCGCTTCACCTTTGTATCTCCTGCTTGACGGTATCGTTGACCCCAGGAACCTGGGGGCAATCATCAGGACTGCCGAGGCAGCAGGAATCCACGCCGTTATTACTGAAAAGAGGAGAACCGCAACCGGGGAAACCGTGGCCAAGACATCTGCAGGCGCACTGGAGTACCTCCCCCTTATAAGGGTTCCGAATATAAAGCATGCGATCAAGTTCATGAAAGAGGAAGGTGTCACTGTTTTTGGTGCCGAGGCCGATGGCGAACGTGACTACTGGTCTTTTGACTTAAGGGGGCCTGTTGCCCTCGTTCTGGGTTCCGAGGGAAAGGGGCTCAGAGAGACCGTCAGGAAGGCCTGTGACTACACCCTGAGGATACCTCTTTTGGGTAGGGTGGGTTCTCTGAATGTCGCTGTTGCAGCAGGGGTGCTTGTTTATGAGATTCTGAGACAGCGACGGGGCAAGGAGGCTGAATCAAGCCCCTCCAACCAGGGCTGA
- the zraR_14 gene encoding transcriptional regulatory protein ZraR, translated as MTNTVLVVDDEKGIRESLGDILEDEGYEVITAESGHEALKLVKVESPDLVFLDIWLPDVDGIEVLEEITSGKNSVPVVMISGHGTVDLAVKATKIGAYDFLEKPLSLERVLLTTQRAVERGRLEKRYLSLIDDISEKWQLVGNSPQLSNLRNQIDMLARSSSRVLITGESGTGKELVARLIHEKGPRHKHPFIPVNCAAIPHELIESELFGHEKGSFTGAHDRKKGKFELADKGSLFLDEVGDMSLQTQAKALRVIETQEFQRVGGSRDIQVDVRIISATNKDISEEVKRGNFREDLYFHLNVINIHIPPLRERKEDLPILTEFFLEQLAREYGRPKKKISPSALEILKRYDWPGNVRELKNIIERLVIMTVNDYITEGDVRFYEVSNTDYFSLKTLKDAREVFERDFILKKLQENGWNISRTAEALQIERSNLHRKIKTYGLS; from the coding sequence ATGACAAACACTGTCCTTGTAGTTGATGATGAAAAGGGTATAAGAGAAAGCCTCGGGGATATCCTTGAAGACGAAGGGTACGAGGTGATCACGGCCGAGTCCGGCCATGAAGCCCTGAAACTCGTGAAGGTGGAATCCCCGGATCTCGTCTTTCTGGATATATGGCTTCCGGATGTTGACGGCATCGAGGTCCTTGAAGAGATTACGTCCGGGAAAAACAGCGTCCCCGTGGTGATGATATCAGGACATGGGACAGTGGATCTGGCCGTGAAGGCCACAAAGATCGGGGCCTACGATTTCCTTGAGAAGCCCCTTTCCCTTGAAAGGGTCCTCCTCACCACCCAGAGGGCCGTAGAAAGGGGGCGTCTCGAAAAGAGGTACCTCTCATTAATTGATGATATCAGTGAGAAATGGCAGCTCGTAGGCAATTCACCACAGCTATCGAACCTCAGGAACCAGATCGATATGCTTGCCCGGAGTTCAAGCAGGGTGCTTATTACAGGTGAAAGTGGAACAGGAAAGGAACTCGTGGCCCGTCTTATACATGAAAAAGGCCCCCGGCACAAGCACCCGTTTATTCCGGTTAACTGCGCCGCCATACCCCACGAATTGATTGAAAGCGAACTCTTCGGACATGAAAAGGGCTCCTTTACAGGTGCCCATGATCGCAAGAAGGGAAAGTTCGAGCTTGCCGATAAAGGCTCCCTCTTTCTTGACGAGGTTGGAGACATGTCACTCCAGACCCAGGCAAAGGCCCTGAGGGTAATAGAGACACAGGAGTTTCAGCGGGTGGGGGGAAGCAGGGATATACAGGTCGATGTCCGTATAATTTCAGCAACCAATAAAGACATCTCCGAAGAGGTCAAGAGGGGCAACTTCAGGGAGGACCTCTATTTCCACCTGAATGTGATCAACATCCATATTCCCCCTCTAAGGGAAAGGAAGGAGGACTTGCCCATCCTGACCGAGTTCTTTCTTGAACAGCTTGCCAGGGAATACGGGAGGCCGAAAAAAAAGATATCCCCTTCCGCCCTTGAGATCCTGAAGAGATATGACTGGCCCGGAAATGTAAGGGAGTTGAAGAACATAATTGAAAGGCTCGTTATCATGACCGTGAACGACTACATAACGGAAGGCGACGTCAGGTTCTATGAGGTCAGCAATACCGATTACTTCTCACTTAAGACACTGAAGGATGCCCGGGAGGTATTTGAAAGAGACTTTATACTGAAAAAACTCCAGGAAAACGGGTGGAACATATCCCGCACGGCAGAGGCGCTCCAGATAGAAAGGAGCAACCTCCATAGAAAGATCAAGACGTATGGACTCAGTTAG